The window tcaaCCTTGTGTCCTTTCAAAGGctttttgttcatcttcagaacacaaatgatgaTATTTGATTAAATCTGAgatttctgtccatccattcagaGTGTGTTTATAGAAGTCTTCCAAAAGAAATCTGAACAAATCAAGTCTTTTGAAGAGACACGGTTGCTCTACGTGATTTAGTTCATGCTTTTTATTCACATATAAATATTGATCGAAAAACATGAACAGGTTCAACCACACCTGTTTAACATGCAAGAAGGAACTTCGCAGGTTCTTGAGAGTCAAGCAAGTGCGCTTGAGCGTTCGTGACTAAATTGAAATGCTGTAAACATTGAGATGTGAATAAAgtcctgaatttttttttttttgcggataAATGAAGTCAGTCTACATCCTGATAAAATTGGATATTTGTGAAAATACAGTTTtcttttcaaaacactttttcaTCAGCAGTACAGATTGTCCGTTACGTATGTGAATAAGCCTTGCTGCAAATGCAAAaaacgttttttattttattcaaaatttgaAGGAAATGTTATCACACCTTCatagaataaattaatatttttttatgcatctcataaacactcaccggccactttattaggtacacagtACTAGTACTGAGTTGGACCCTTtttctttcagaactgccttattccttcttggcatagattcTACAAGGTTCTGGacatattcctctgagatttaggtccatattgacataatagcatcacacagttgctgcaaatttgtcggctgcacatccatgatgcgaatatcccgttccaccacatccccaaaggtgctctattggatcctgatctggtgactgtggaggccatttgaatacagtgaactcattgtcacgtccaagaaaccagtctgaaatgattcacgctttatgatactgcacgttatcctgctagaagtagccatcagaagacgggtacattgtggtcataaaggtatggacatgatcagcaacaatacccaggtaggctgtggtgttgacacaatgctcaattggtactaatgggcccaaagagtgccaagaaaatatgctccacaccattacaccaccaccaacagcctgaaccgttaatacaaggcaggatggatccatactttcatgttcacaccaaattctgatcctaccatctcaatgttgcaacagaaattgagactcatcagaccaggccaTGTTTTTCgtatcttctattgtccaattttggtgagcctttgtgaattgtagcctcagtttcctgttcttagctaaccgGAGTGgtacctggtgtggtcttctgctgctgtagcccatctgcttcaaggttcgaCGTTTTATgagttcagaaatgctcttctgcaaacctcagttgtaacgagtgattatttgagttactgttgcctttctaacagCCATTCTCCTCTAAGCCATGGCATCAACAGGGTATTTGTGCCAacagatattttctctttttctgaccattctctgtaaaccctagtagatggttgtgcatgaaaatcacagtagatcagcagtttctgaaatactcagaccagcccatctggcaccaacaaccatgccacattcaaagtcacttaaatcatctttctcccccattctgatgctcagtttgaactgcagcagattttcttgaccatgtctacatgtctaaaggCATggcgttgctgccatgtgattagacgtgttaacaagtagttggacaggtgtacctaataaagtggccggtgagtgtaaatgtaTGGTTTCTTAGTATAGAACAATATTTGGTTAAGATACAAATATttaggtactccggtttccccaacagttcaaagacatgctgtatagctGAATTATATTAACTAAATTGGTTACAGTGTATACGTTTGTGTGTTCCTATGAGAGAACAGGTGTTTTATTCCTtattctgtaaaacatatgcctgaatggttggcagttcattccgctgtgtcgacccctgataaataagggacctaaggaaaatgaatgaatgatgagaaACATGCCTATAAATTTGTCctaatgcatattactaatcaaattaGTTGAGATATATGCAGGgtatactgtacatttacatgtattttttgaATATTGCCAAAAATATATCAGTGCAATATTGACTGGTTTTGTAGTCCAAGctcacatatgtgtgtgtatcagtTTGGCTAAGATGTGTCCAAAGTTTTATGTTGTGCCTCCATTTCTAAAGGCATTTTTCTCAAGTTCTCACGGCCGAACCTGAATGTTTATTATGCGTACAAATTGAAATAGATTTCCACTAAACTGCTACAACCTGCCATCTGTTTCCCTCCATCTGTTTGTGAATGTTTCTCACAAGCCCTCCAGAGCAAAATACCAATAATTTGCATCAAAGTGTAAATCAACTTCCCCGTAtttccacaaataaaaaaataatccttTTTCCTTagaaacatttacaaaaacaaggaaataaataaaaagggttCACATTTAGATTCACATTCTGATCATTTATTTGATCCACAGTGTCACCTGCACAGGTTGTGTAAGTCACAGACATGCAAACTGACAAAGCCGGTCAATTTGCTCTCTCACACAAATATCAAAGGTGCTGAAATCATCTCCAGATGGACAGCTGTTAACTATGCCCACCatttcctgcataaataaagcaGTCAAGGACACACACATTGAGGCTATTGAACAGAAAGCAGCATGTTTCACCTAAAATCAATTAGCTTTACGATCAATTAACTTGTTTTTGTGCTTTTTCAGTACTTTTAACTGTACTTCACTGGTGTGAATCATGTAAAAAGCTGAACGTTTGTGCTTTAAAAGGTTTAATGCCTGAATCCTTGGGCCAAAATGTGAACAGTTTGTTtgtgaaatgctattttaaaTGTCACACGTGATTTGTGCCTTAGATTAAGATTTTAGCTCAAGAATGGCTACAGTTTTAGGCAAACGTTTACATACATCTTGTAGAATctgtaatgtttattatttacatttaaagtaatatttatcaaaataagagTGATCATCCAACATGCATTTTATCCTTTATTTAGTCCTGATTTTATAAAAAAAGTGACCCCTATCAAAACTttcctacattttattttttgtaatggtgtgtaacgtttttttttttagttcatgaGTTGATATTCTTTAGACAAATCCTTCAGGACTAAAAAATTCTTAGGTTTTTCAGCATCTCCTCTGTATTTTAATCTATTCCATAGCTTATCCATACCCCCCGGGGAGATGGAAAGGGGGGAGGGGTGgaacttggtgatttccaaaaatcttaaatatgtttttaaactattgtaattatcatattttattcataacctacagaagataatattattttaattcaattcccatttatttatatatcgcTTTTACAATTGTGTCAAATCCGCTTAGCATAGAAATTCTAGTAATGTCCAATTAATAtgtataatagaaaaaatattgagtagttacatgaaaacaaaacaacatgcaaataaaaagccatcagattttttttccattggattgTGACCTCTGGGGTTATTATGCTAGATTAAAAACACAGCAGTAgtgttagttgcagcagattcATTTAACGGCACAATGTTAAACTTTTGACACTTTTACGGCACttacatacataaaaaataaaggccTCGACTGAACATGGAGTATGATGGAGTATGACAGTtgtcttgtgctgtaaacattgtgcccAACAGTCTCAAGTGAggttaattataaattaaacaaatagatTATGACTGTTAAAAAAAGTATGTGGTTGTTAGattgttgcactttttttgtgtcaatatgcttgtgtttatatagaccattttaatgtgctCATGTCTTTTGCCTGTAAACATTTCCTGTTtgctatcaaactatttcataactgtaacaagaggcaatcataacttaatgttaaaacagttatcataacattatttatcaatatgtggctcctTTTGGATTCTTGAAAGCtattagggttgggtcgatagacgatgccaatATCCCTCgccgatggccgatagacatcacaatgctgagccggcattaCGATCCTTCGTCCTGCCCCTGTCGAAGAAGCAACCTGCTCGTTTAgcgtgtctgagctccagcagtcagtgggtgctttgaacacaaaaccccagagagcagtgcacgtcggacagttcatcacggatgtaccgctggatctttgtgtctcactatagttgttagacgtgatatttaattaatcttgtctctatctaacgactcttctgtcttttgaatctatcaggtaacgtttCACAGAGTTAGTAATCTACTTTAGTCTTTTGCTTTCAGGCTTGTACTTAttcattttagcgaaaacctcatactgttggttgtgcaccttttttaccaatcAAGTTTGTCatcgccattataacgacacagatcactctgcctattcatgccagagtcgcgcggaaaaagtgattgtcAGGTGGTAATTTGTGAAAACAGTGAgctacaaaaaatgtatttgttatgaatttattatttattcataaataattaattaacaacCGCCTCcaacgacgatgccatcgtccatcgcgatgtttcccATTAGACATcatatgatgccaaattggtcgacatcgcccaaccctagaagctatagaaattaaaaatgtaaaacaggtaaTAAGTTGGGAcccttgtttttgtttacatccctcaaaatagtctatagttcctattggtgtgtctgtaatatttgtatgtttataaccacctccaagCACAGTAGGGGTGTAAGTCACTGTAATTGCTATTTTAGGGGTCGCTTGTTGAAAAGTTTGGGATATGCTGCCATAAATGACTCAATAATTTTGAAAGAAGTTCAAACTCCAGAAGACAACAAAGTACATTACGGTGGGTGAAAACTTTTGAATagaatatatttttcatatttttgccTAAAtatctctttttctttctttcagtacTGCACTTCAAAAAGCTACAGAAATGTTTCACTGAAGACGAAAGTTAAATTACCCTAAACTTCAAATTCCAAAAGTTTTCACCCTCCAGCTCTTAATGCATCCTGGAGCATCAGTGAACATTTGACTCCATCACATGTAATATTTGTAAGCATTTTTATATGAAATTTCTTATTCAGGTCAGTTCTAATCAAAATTAACTTGCATTTTCTTTGATCTCTCTTATTTTGCAGATTCTGCTAGatatatgtaaacttttgacttctgctgtattTATTTTGCAATCACAGTTATATGAGACGAGCCAGACTTGACGCAGTCTCTCGTCTCCCCTGCATCTGTGCTGAAATACTGAAGACTCGCACTGTCCTTTCCCAGCGTCTCTGTCCCGGCCCTGTCCTCTCCAAGAAGAAAGCTACTGCAGCGTAAATTCCAACCGCAAACACTGTAAAACTCCCTCCAGCCAGCATCACCACCCCGGATATATACATGTCATTGAGTGCCTTGCCAGGTTTGGGCATGTGGTACGCCAAGGCCATATCCAGTAGCACAGCGCCACAAATAAGCAGAGAGGCTCCTGTGATCAACATAATGAGGATGTCCGACAAACCTCCGCTCTTTAGCATGTTGATCCGTCGTCTGCTTCTCACGCAGTTCATGTCTTGGACGGCGGAACTTAACAGCTGCTTTAGTAGGACAGCCAGAGCGAGAAGACAAAGAGCGGTTCCCGCACCCAAACGCCACTCGCTGGACAAGCTGGTGGTGGTGGAGAGCAGGCCGACGCCTCCTAGGCCGCAGCCCAAGATCAAGGCCACTGAGGCACAGTAGCATAATAGGGATTTGCGAGGCTCACTGAACCACCACAGCTCCACCTGCTCCTCCAGGAGGTTCTGCTGGATGCGGGCCGGGTCAGGATGAGGGTGGCCTCTCGGAGGAGAGTAATCCTCCATCTCTGACATAATGTTCGGCTGGTGGGGTAATGAAGATGGGCTCCCAGTTGTGAGAGGACACCTGGTTAGAGTTCCTGGAAGAAACATGTGGGAAATTAGGTGAGAAGATCAAGGGAAAtaatctttgtaaaaaaaaaaaaaatttgaataaaagttcACAGTAAACATTCATGTGACAACATTTTAGTCATGAGAAGGCATTTTGGtgttcataaataaatattgcattatttcattaatattaacaatgtGATTTATCAACCTATATTACAATAGATTAttctgtaaaaagtgattacacGGTAAAAAATGCTGGCTTTCACATATTTCCTTCATAATGCCCAGCACAAAGcgattaaataaacttaattaataattctttttttttttttacaaatttgctaatttatttggaTTCAGCATAAAACTATTAGATTGTTCCAAAAACAGAGGcaaagtgggtagcacgttcgcctcacagcaagaaggttgctgggtcgctggttcgagcctcggctcagttggcgtttctgtgtggagtttgcatgttctccctgcgttcgcgtgggtttcctccgggtgctccggtttcgcccaaagacatgcggtacaggtgtaatgggtaggctaaattgtgtgtgtgtgtgtgtgtgtgtgtgtgaatgagtgtgtgtggatgtttcccagagatgggttgtggctggaagggcatccgctgtgtaaaaacttgctggataagttggcggttcattccgcggtggcaaccccggattaataaagggactaagccgacaagaaaatgaatgaatggatgttccaaaaacaacttaagaattgtgctgtttcaactaatttaaaataacaagcagaaaaaagtcatttatctgagtgtagtttatttaaaaagtgagtatacactttgcttttaaagtaataaagttgaccttatttaaaaaaaacaagtaaatatatTGCCctaaaatgaagtaaatgaaCTATAtgcggtgacgcagtggcgcagtaggtagtgctttcgcctcacagcaagagggtcgtgtatggatgttttccagagatgggttgcagctggaagggcatccgctgcgtaaaaacatatgctggataagtttgcggttcattctgctgtggcgaccccaaattaataaagggactaagccaaaaagaatatgaatgaatgaatatgcataATTGTTAAGTtacaattggtttactcgctttaagtaaacATAACATGTTGCTTTAAAgacaacagatttactcacttttttttttaacaattttttttctaaactatttttacagtgtatacacacTTAAGATAATTACCATACATATCAAATATCTTTTACTTTCAAAAAACATAATATGTAGTGTTTGCAGGGCTTTCTGGAAATTTACTTTCACTATAAATTGATAATACTAAATTATAGCTTTACTTAATCTTTTTTCTTACCAGATTTTACAAAGTCCAgttctcttttaaatatatttggttATGTAACATACAAATAACCAATTAAaagttttttctttgttaaattctgtgttatctgctttttagtttttttttaataatgtattaggaatacacacacacacacacacacacacacacacacacacattgctcgGCATGTATaagtgcacccctcacaaatctatcttttaaattaatattttttaataggaagctaaataatcttatatttgtgcatatacattacattagtaagtactaaagccaaatctggagctgatctaacaaaataactcacgatacagtccaaaaactagtacacctaaatttatgttatataaaaatattaaatacaaacaaaaaaaagaggaaaaatcaagagaagcaaaaaaatggaatttttttgttgttgaaattttgtaggttgtaatttatttttgcaatatttagcttgaatttaattgtattatcgttcaatttctaaatatgtttggtgactaaaatattattttaataaatatatatgtttaattattCTGATTGTATAaacgcaccaaaatacattgactataatcactgagaaacggataaaaatatttatttttataatggcgAGTATACAATTAGGCTGaacactgtactgtatatatcacactaaatatttatatatagctcCAAGTGTCTTGAAAGTGTCACATGCACAATCAGTCACTAGGCAAAAAAAGAGGTATGTTGAAATGCACATCACTCTGAGTCCTCCCTGATATATGCAAACTCTTTTAAAATATGTGAGAAACTCCATTCTGAAACAAGACCAAGCAGCTTTATctaaaaatctgttaaataaaatcagtAAACTTTAAGAGCAAACGCCTCAAGGTTTGCTTTAATTTAAAACTACTGTTTAGTTTAAAGCCTGTTAATGTGGCTATTAAGGACAGCCATTTGGATTCCTGTTgagagaaaataaagattttaaatagtGAGAAAGACAATTTCCCTCCTGCTCAGGGGCTGAAGCCTTAATTCCTTCACAAATGGCCTGTCTCTGTGGTCCCCGTGACCCTCAAGGTTGCAGGACAGACAGCTTGTCTTTACAATCCCGTAAGTGGCTTTGGCTTCGTAGTCAGCACTGCTGCACCAGCAAACTGCATCTGCTCTTAAACTACACTGCATACATTATAATCAAGGGCCAAGGCAAGCTCTTCTTTTCATCCAGAACCCGTGTGTCATTATTTTGCACTGTTTTTTTAAAGTCAGTCACCTCACACATGTGTGGCCACAGGGGTTGTGTACATGTACGTTTCTGAAGCTTTGATAATTAAGTCTCTGTGGACCTGAGTCTCCTACCGCTGACATACTGCTTCTTTGCGATTGAGGTGAAGCATGAAAAGGGAATAGTGAAATCAAGAAAGCCCATGAAACTAAAACTCCAAAGTCAGTGAAAAGACTACTGTATAATGATTGTTAAAATAATAGTTCACCTGAgatgaaaaatctgtcatttactcgcattcatgttgtttcaaataCATATTGTATAGATCCTGGTTTGGAACAAAAGACAAGGcattttactaataaaaatgtttatatatctaAGGATAGTTGaacaataaaagtttaaaagatggaAATGGCAAACGAAGAGCATCAAACACTGTTGTttccttgttctcatgtaaatcctgtAAGTTTAAAAGTTCAATCTATCAGAACAAAATGGAGACTAGTACGTTGTcacatgctgtgttcacaccaaacgcGGAACGAGAAATTAAATTGTGCTATTTGTACGTAAACATTTTGAGTTCACTTGCTTCATTCACTCGTCATTCActttgtaaagtttatttataaacttgtttcgagaggatcatgtgcttatgattgcttgcagccagtcccgcattattcaattcataattcaccaatcagacgattcctaagccactataaataccctaagttccatatgacagccatcttcgtttggAAGCATCTCTCCTCCACCCCtatcctcctcctttcctagatgtgTGGAAcgatggcccagtggttagcacagttgcctcacagcaaaaacgtcactGGTCTAGTCCATACCAAgctagccaacgtttctgtgcggagtttacacattctcccccgtgctcacatgggtttcccccggtttcctcccaccatccaaaaacttgcaacttaagttaattgactaatccaaatctgcaccatagacatgcttttagtaagtagttatctcttaagagcaatcactatctgttcctTAGTTACTACAGCAAGAgtgttcttgagatctacctgagcttaaactcccgtCTCGCCTTGCAAAAGGGAGGAAGCCCTGGGCTTgtggatcttatgagctcagggctctctcccaggacagcatgccaagcaagctttataatcaatcatcagctaagtgtgaactcttgaaacaatagATGCGGATTTGCGTCATGGGCTAggtttctgtctgcccggtgactctagcttcattgctaaatggctgacGTGGATTTAATTGAGAGAATAGCtgcgtttatgtgctttaggaaggatGAAAGACAGCGTTGATTCGTTTGGCGCCATGTCTTcatgagtccact is drawn from Danio rerio strain Tuebingen ecotype United States chromosome 6, GRCz12tu, whole genome shotgun sequence and contains these coding sequences:
- the tmem125a gene encoding transmembrane protein 125 → MSEMEDYSPPRGHPHPDPARIQQNLLEEQVELWWFSEPRKSLLCYCASVALILGCGLGGVGLLSTTTSLSSEWRLGAGTALCLLALAVLLKQLLSSAVQDMNCVRSRRRINMLKSGGLSDILIMLITGASLLICGAVLLDMALAYHMPKPGKALNDMYISGVVMLAGGSFTVFAVGIYAAVAFFLERTGPGQRRWERTVRVFSISAQMQGRRETASSLARLI